From a single Pyruvatibacter sp. genomic region:
- a CDS encoding alpha/beta fold hydrolase, whose product MTLELISRGCASADRPSLLFIPGGFHDARCWDHHFLPWFAAEGWAAHAVSLRGHGASPGDLAVDKPGLDDFAQDVESAMARIGGPVVLIGHSMGGVLAQMVRASNRNVVGAVLLASSPLRASLGVAWRMLRQHPIALIRAQIFGNMQAGMPAFVSFFYGDDLDPTLRAKYISELCSESPRAIAETFKRSPPATPDLDTRPVLVVAGRDDWSIPMADHEWLARTFAAPLTVVPGAHNLMVDPAWEQSAETINDWLGREFLTN is encoded by the coding sequence ATGACACTCGAACTCATATCGCGCGGATGTGCGTCCGCAGATCGGCCGTCGCTGCTGTTCATCCCCGGTGGCTTTCATGATGCCCGGTGTTGGGATCATCATTTTTTGCCGTGGTTTGCAGCGGAGGGCTGGGCGGCACATGCTGTGAGCCTGCGTGGGCATGGTGCCAGTCCCGGCGACCTGGCGGTTGACAAGCCGGGCCTTGATGACTTTGCGCAGGATGTTGAATCCGCCATGGCGCGCATCGGCGGGCCGGTTGTGCTCATCGGCCATTCCATGGGCGGGGTTCTGGCGCAGATGGTGCGGGCATCCAACAGGAATGTTGTGGGGGCGGTTCTGCTTGCTTCATCTCCCCTGCGTGCGTCTCTTGGCGTTGCCTGGCGGATGTTGCGTCAACACCCGATCGCGCTCATCCGTGCACAGATTTTCGGAAACATGCAGGCGGGTATGCCGGCCTTTGTTTCGTTTTTCTATGGGGATGATCTGGACCCGACCCTGAGGGCAAAATACATATCCGAATTATGCAGCGAATCTCCGCGTGCCATTGCTGAAACCTTCAAGCGTTCGCCTCCGGCGACGCCCGATCTTGATACCCGCCCGGTGCTTGTCGTGGCCGGACGTGATGACTGGTCCATCCCGATGGCCGACCATGAGTGGCTGGCGAGAACTTTCGCGGCACCCCTTACGGTTGTGCCCGGCGCTCATAACCTGATGGTGGACCCGGCGTGGGAACAAAGCGCTGAAACCATCAATGACTGGTTGGGGCGTGAGTTTCTAACCAACTGA
- a CDS encoding crotonase/enoyl-CoA hydratase family protein — translation MSVTLDMDGDVAVITMNDGKANAVNPTLLEGLEAALDKAEAEAKAVVLAGKPGLFSAGFDLKLMRGATGEEVAALVNRGGAFAMRLYGGELPVVAACTGHAIAMGAFFLLSCDTRVGARGEFAISANETTNGMTLPVFGIELPKARLDPQQLSAAIVQAKMYDPDGAVSVGYLDQVVDAEKVVEAASGIAAQLAQLPGEAYRNNKRMLRADTIRIINKSLGV, via the coding sequence ATGAGTGTGACGCTCGACATGGACGGCGATGTTGCCGTCATCACCATGAATGACGGCAAGGCCAACGCCGTGAACCCTACACTGCTGGAAGGGCTGGAGGCGGCGCTGGACAAGGCGGAGGCCGAAGCAAAGGCCGTTGTGCTGGCGGGTAAGCCGGGACTTTTTTCAGCGGGCTTTGACCTCAAGCTCATGCGGGGTGCGACCGGCGAAGAAGTGGCCGCGCTGGTCAATCGCGGTGGCGCGTTCGCCATGCGGCTTTACGGCGGAGAACTTCCCGTGGTGGCGGCCTGCACCGGCCACGCGATTGCCATGGGTGCGTTTTTTCTATTGTCGTGCGACACGCGTGTTGGTGCGCGTGGCGAGTTTGCGATTAGTGCAAATGAGACCACCAACGGCATGACGCTGCCGGTCTTTGGTATCGAGCTGCCCAAGGCGCGGCTTGATCCGCAACAGCTTTCGGCCGCCATCGTGCAGGCAAAAATGTATGACCCCGACGGTGCGGTCAGCGTGGGCTATCTGGATCAGGTGGTGGACGCGGAAAAGGTGGTTGAGGCTGCGTCCGGCATCGCGGCGCAACTCGCACAGCTTCCCGGCGAGGCGTATCGCAACAACAAGCGGATGCTGCGGGCGGATACGATCCGCATCATCAACAAGAGTCTTGGGGTCTAG
- a CDS encoding metal-dependent hydrolase, translated as MDSLTQFALGAAVSTLCLGKTLGVRKAALLGGALGTLPDLDVLIPFDNPVDAFVLHRGWTHSVFVHAIAAPVIGELLVRSFKALRDHRWMVWLTVFLCLSTHAMIDAMTVYGTRIFWPFYPDPVGVGSVFIIDPLYTLPLLAVVIWALARDSRSRAFRTGLVAALVLSTGYMGLGAVVQAHIESRAKAVFADAGIAVDRVFATAGPLNTVLWKVVGLGEDRYHNVYLSLFDDSNDTQIYTHPRHPELLAGLRDADAFRKLEWFSRGYYRTEMLDRQIVVSDLRMGLTPGYVFRFAIAEYRDETVTVIPPRVVSAGIGPGDQDLDWLADRFWGGSMARAAEAGIFAECGSRSAVC; from the coding sequence ATGGATTCGCTCACACAATTCGCACTTGGTGCCGCTGTTTCGACGCTGTGTCTGGGCAAGACGCTTGGGGTTCGCAAGGCGGCCCTGCTCGGCGGTGCGCTGGGCACACTGCCTGACCTGGACGTTCTTATTCCTTTCGACAATCCGGTCGATGCGTTTGTGCTGCATCGCGGGTGGACGCATTCGGTTTTCGTTCACGCGATAGCAGCGCCTGTGATCGGCGAACTGCTTGTGCGATCGTTCAAAGCGCTGCGAGATCATCGCTGGATGGTGTGGCTGACGGTGTTCCTGTGCCTGTCCACGCACGCGATGATTGATGCCATGACGGTGTATGGGACACGGATTTTCTGGCCGTTTTATCCTGACCCCGTGGGCGTGGGCTCGGTGTTTATCATAGACCCTCTATACACGCTGCCGCTTCTCGCTGTCGTCATCTGGGCGCTGGCGCGAGATAGCCGGTCGCGGGCGTTTCGCACCGGGTTGGTGGCGGCGCTGGTTTTGAGTACCGGCTATATGGGCCTTGGCGCGGTGGTGCAGGCGCACATTGAAAGCAGGGCCAAGGCTGTTTTCGCGGATGCCGGCATAGCCGTGGATCGTGTCTTTGCCACTGCGGGGCCGCTGAATACTGTGCTCTGGAAGGTGGTGGGGCTTGGAGAGGACAGATATCACAATGTGTATCTGTCGCTGTTTGATGACAGCAATGATACGCAGATTTATACCCATCCCCGGCACCCTGAACTGTTGGCGGGGTTGCGAGATGCCGATGCGTTCAGGAAACTCGAGTGGTTCAGCCGGGGGTATTACCGAACGGAAATGCTGGACCGGCAAATTGTCGTTTCTGACCTGCGCATGGGGCTTACGCCGGGCTATGTCTTCCGCTTTGCCATTGCCGAGTATCGCGATGAAACCGTGACCGTCATCCCGCCCAGGGTCGTCAGCGCCGGCATCGGCCCCGGCGATCAGGATCTGGACTGGCTTGCGGATCGCTTTTGGGGCGGGTCCATGGCGCGGGCGGCGGAGGCGGGCATTTTTGCGGAATGCGGCAGCCGAAGCGCGGTTTGCTGA
- a CDS encoding nucleotidyltransferase family protein, whose product MSLADVAIIILASGLSQRFGTRDKLLAPLNGQPMATFTANLVSGLDVGKAISVVPADNPHLATIYADAGIELVLNPSPEKGQGASLALGIAGIQGLPVAAALVLLADMPFVTPSHIQAVVAALDNHAAVASRYKGVILPPVLFARKTFGTLTRLTGDKGGRAVFENLSKTACVDMPERDATDIDTPQALARSSVN is encoded by the coding sequence ATGAGCCTCGCAGACGTCGCGATCATCATTCTGGCCAGCGGCTTGTCGCAGCGCTTCGGTACCCGCGACAAACTACTGGCGCCGCTGAACGGCCAGCCTATGGCGACGTTCACCGCCAATCTGGTGAGCGGTCTCGACGTTGGAAAGGCCATCAGCGTGGTGCCCGCAGATAACCCGCACCTCGCGACCATTTATGCGGACGCAGGCATCGAACTGGTGCTCAATCCCAGTCCCGAAAAAGGCCAGGGGGCATCGCTGGCCCTGGGTATTGCGGGCATCCAAGGCCTGCCCGTCGCAGCAGCGCTGGTATTGCTGGCCGACATGCCCTTTGTGACACCAAGCCATATTCAAGCTGTTGTCGCTGCATTGGACAATCACGCCGCCGTGGCAAGCAGATATAAGGGCGTCATCCTGCCGCCCGTTTTGTTCGCGCGAAAGACCTTCGGTACCCTTACCCGGCTGACAGGCGACAAAGGTGGCAGGGCTGTATTTGAAAACCTGAGCAAGACGGCCTGTGTCGATATGCCGGAGCGCGATGCAACCGATATTGACACGCCGCAGGCACTTGCTCGCTCGTCTGTGAACTGA
- the yghU gene encoding glutathione-dependent disulfide-bond oxidoreductase: protein MSDTTEYVPPKVWTWDKESGGRFANINRPIAGPTHDKELQVGKHPMQLYSLGTPNGVKVTVMLEELLAKGHSGAEYDAWLVNIGEGQQFSSGFVGANPNSKIPALMDHSTTPPTRVFESGAILLYLAEKFGAFLPTDHTARTECLSWLFWQMGSAPYLGGGFGHFYAYAPIKIEYAIDRFAMEVKRQLDVLDRHLADHTYMAGDEYTIADMAIWPWYGAVVANAAYDAAEFLQTQEYKNVKRWMDLVGERPAVQRGRMVNRVFGAPESQLHERHDASDFDTKTADKIAAAD, encoded by the coding sequence ATGAGCGACACAACTGAATATGTGCCACCCAAAGTGTGGACGTGGGACAAGGAAAGCGGTGGGCGGTTCGCCAATATAAACCGCCCGATTGCTGGCCCCACGCACGATAAAGAGTTGCAGGTGGGCAAGCACCCCATGCAGCTCTACTCACTGGGTACGCCCAATGGCGTGAAAGTGACGGTGATGCTTGAAGAACTGCTGGCAAAGGGTCACAGCGGAGCTGAATATGACGCATGGCTGGTGAACATTGGTGAAGGCCAGCAGTTCAGCAGCGGCTTTGTGGGGGCTAACCCCAATTCGAAGATCCCTGCGCTGATGGACCATTCAACAACGCCACCAACGCGGGTGTTTGAGTCCGGGGCGATCCTTTTGTATCTGGCTGAAAAGTTTGGCGCGTTTTTGCCGACGGATCACACCGCGCGCACCGAGTGTTTGTCGTGGCTGTTCTGGCAGATGGGCAGTGCGCCCTATCTGGGTGGCGGCTTTGGCCACTTTTATGCCTACGCCCCGATCAAGATCGAATATGCGATTGACCGTTTTGCCATGGAAGTAAAACGCCAGCTTGATGTGCTGGACCGGCATCTGGCGGACCACACATATATGGCGGGTGACGAGTACACGATTGCCGATATGGCGATCTGGCCATGGTACGGCGCTGTGGTGGCAAATGCCGCTTATGACGCTGCGGAGTTTTTGCAGACGCAAGAATATAAAAACGTCAAACGCTGGATGGATCTGGTGGGCGAACGCCCTGCCGTTCAGCGCGGGCGGATGGTCAACCGCGTGTTTGGCGCGCCTGAATCACAGTTGCATGAGCGCCACGACGCCAGCGATTTTGATACCAAGACCGCCGACAAGATTGCGGCCGCGGATTAA
- a CDS encoding (2Fe-2S)-binding protein, translating into MINVTINGKPQVLDVDPDMPILWVVREELAMTGTKFGCGIAMCGACTVHLDGQPVRSCTTPISVAEGLEITTIEGLPDEDGKLAKVQQAWIDAQVPQCGYCQSGQLMSAAALLRDNPNPTDDDIDAAMSGNICRCGTYPRIRAAIKAAARA; encoded by the coding sequence ATGATCAATGTGACGATTAACGGTAAACCACAGGTTTTGGACGTGGACCCGGATATGCCCATTTTGTGGGTAGTGCGCGAAGAGTTGGCGATGACCGGCACCAAGTTTGGCTGTGGCATCGCCATGTGCGGGGCGTGCACGGTGCATCTTGACGGTCAGCCGGTGCGCTCATGCACTACGCCTATTTCAGTTGCTGAAGGTCTGGAGATCACCACCATCGAAGGCCTGCCGGATGAAGACGGCAAATTGGCGAAAGTGCAACAGGCCTGGATTGATGCGCAGGTGCCCCAATGCGGTTACTGCCAATCAGGCCAGTTGATGTCGGCAGCCGCCTTGCTGCGCGACAATCCAAACCCGACCGACGACGACATCGATGCTGCAATGTCAGGCAACATATGCCGCTGCGGCACCTATCCACGCATCCGCGCGGCCATCAAAGCCGCAGCGCGCGCATAA
- a CDS encoding XdhC family protein: protein MSSFTHPEDVLRFLTDTATAGRSGALVAITETVGGGLRAPGALMAVDEAGRFAGYMSNGCVDADVILNAREAIRDGKPRNLTYGAGSPFLDIRLPCGGRLSMIVVPMPDTQVISTACAQLESRTGLGLKIAETGISLATHMPDKTAWDGDLLTMRVVPKLHLRIAGRGEELLALGRLAAAADFAVTVQSPDDITLSRAKEAGLAHQRLTTPHSLPALQDDEWTAFILMFHDQDWEVPLVRQTLNGPAFWLGAVGSRRTHQVRCEALREAGVSTDGIRRLNGPIGLIPRTRDASMLAVSTLAEIAGSYKDLNT, encoded by the coding sequence ATGTCCAGCTTCACACACCCGGAAGATGTCCTGCGGTTTCTGACCGACACGGCCACCGCCGGGCGCTCCGGTGCGCTGGTCGCCATCACTGAAACCGTTGGCGGCGGACTGCGGGCACCCGGCGCCCTGATGGCCGTGGACGAAGCAGGACGGTTCGCGGGCTACATGTCAAACGGGTGTGTCGATGCTGATGTCATTCTCAATGCGCGGGAGGCCATCCGCGATGGCAAACCCAGGAACCTGACATACGGCGCAGGGTCCCCATTTTTGGATATCCGCCTGCCCTGCGGTGGCCGTCTGAGCATGATCGTTGTTCCAATGCCTGATACGCAGGTCATCAGCACCGCCTGTGCACAGCTTGAGAGCCGCACCGGGCTTGGCCTGAAAATTGCCGAAACCGGCATTTCTCTTGCTACGCACATGCCTGACAAAACCGCATGGGATGGTGATCTCCTGACAATGCGCGTGGTGCCCAAACTGCATTTGCGCATTGCCGGGCGCGGCGAGGAACTTCTGGCCCTTGGACGGCTGGCGGCAGCCGCCGACTTCGCCGTCACGGTTCAATCCCCGGACGACATAACCCTCAGTCGCGCGAAAGAGGCCGGGCTCGCACATCAACGCCTGACAACACCACACTCCCTGCCCGCCCTGCAGGACGATGAATGGACAGCCTTCATTTTGATGTTCCACGATCAGGACTGGGAGGTGCCGTTGGTGCGCCAAACCCTGAACGGGCCTGCATTCTGGCTGGGGGCTGTTGGCAGCCGCCGCACCCACCAGGTGCGTTGCGAGGCGCTGCGTGAGGCGGGCGTATCGACAGACGGCATTCGTCGCCTGAACGGGCCCATCGGCCTCATTCCGCGCACCCGTGACGCTTCCATGCTGGCCGTCTCAACACTGGCCGAAATTGCAGGCAGCTACAAAGACCTCAATACATGA
- a CDS encoding cytochrome P450 — protein sequence MTATTQTGVSAAQDVSSIPLDEIDVSQPHLFRDDTWRPWFARLRTEAPVHYLADSDNGPFWSVTSHEMTKAVDANHKVFSSEAGGIAIVDPMPLDGEQLMRDPSFISMDEPRHAPQRNAVSPAVAPKNLAELEPIIRERAADILDNLPVGETFNWVDKVSVELTARMLATLFDFPYERRRDLIRWSDVATAVPKVTGEANDMDARRDALIECATTFYGLWQERAAQPPKFDFVSMLAHSEATRHLSEDPLLMLGNIILLIVGGNDTTRNSISGGVVALNQYPDQYARLRENPDLIPNMVAETVRWQTPVIHMRRTALEDVELGGKTIRKGDKVVMWYLSGNRDETVFPDADRLIIDRPNARQHVSFGFGVHRCMGNRLAEMQLRVLWEEIMKRFHAVEVVGDVERLSNNFIRGIASVPVQLRPL from the coding sequence ATGACGGCAACCACACAAACCGGCGTGTCTGCTGCGCAAGACGTCAGCAGTATTCCACTTGACGAGATTGACGTCTCCCAGCCGCATTTGTTCCGGGATGATACCTGGCGGCCGTGGTTCGCGCGGTTGCGGACGGAGGCTCCGGTGCACTATCTGGCCGACAGCGATAACGGGCCTTTCTGGTCAGTTACAAGTCATGAAATGACCAAGGCGGTCGATGCCAATCACAAGGTGTTTTCATCTGAAGCAGGCGGCATTGCCATTGTGGATCCGATGCCGCTCGATGGGGAGCAGCTCATGCGCGACCCCTCGTTTATCTCGATGGATGAACCGCGGCACGCCCCACAAAGAAATGCCGTCTCGCCTGCAGTTGCGCCCAAAAATCTCGCAGAGCTTGAGCCGATCATCCGTGAACGTGCGGCTGACATTCTCGATAATCTGCCGGTTGGTGAAACCTTCAACTGGGTGGACAAGGTGTCGGTAGAACTTACGGCGCGGATGCTCGCCACGCTGTTTGATTTTCCATATGAAAGGCGGCGTGACCTGATCCGGTGGTCGGATGTTGCCACTGCCGTGCCCAAGGTCACGGGCGAGGCCAATGACATGGATGCCCGCCGGGACGCGTTGATTGAGTGCGCCACGACGTTCTACGGGCTGTGGCAGGAGCGGGCTGCGCAGCCGCCAAAGTTCGACTTCGTGTCGATGCTGGCGCACAGCGAGGCCACAAGGCATTTGAGTGAAGACCCGTTGCTCATGCTTGGCAACATCATTTTGTTGATTGTTGGCGGCAATGACACCACACGCAACAGCATCAGTGGTGGTGTCGTGGCGCTTAATCAGTATCCGGATCAATACGCCAGGCTGCGTGAAAACCCTGACCTTATTCCAAACATGGTGGCCGAGACCGTGCGCTGGCAGACGCCTGTCATTCACATGCGCAGAACGGCTCTTGAAGATGTGGAGCTAGGCGGCAAGACCATTCGGAAAGGCGACAAGGTGGTGATGTGGTACCTGTCGGGCAATCGCGACGAAACGGTATTTCCGGATGCGGACCGGCTGATTATTGACCGGCCGAATGCGCGCCAGCATGTTTCATTCGGCTTCGGCGTTCATCGCTGCATGGGCAACAGGCTGGCTGAAATGCAGCTTCGCGTGCTGTGGGAAGAAATCATGAAGCGGTTCCACGCAGTTGAGGTTGTGGGAGATGTTGAGCGGCTCTCCAACAATTTCATCCGCGGCATTGCGTCCGTTCCCGTGCAGCTTCGCCCGCTTTAG
- a CDS encoding molybdopterin cofactor-binding domain-containing protein, with amino-acid sequence MNKWSRRGFIGAGLVGGTALVVGVAIRPGNPVGELAKNGAAREGEQLVNAWVKIGEDNVVTAIAPHTDMGQGALSTLAQMLADEMDADWDKMDVMSAPANGDYVGGDMARHFVAPGLDPGRWLEPTVDGIFQQLAGSMDLYLTGGSFSVRSTGQLGMRTAGAAAREMLVGAAAHEWGVPASEITTRKSRLYHAASGNEADYAQFAAAASRQSVPAKPKLKSIDEFELMGTSAVRLDIPSKVDGTALFGIDAQVPGQTMTYAAVLAPPVPGSKIATLDAAEARAMRGVTHVLNLGEFAAVVADSYWHAQQAANTLNATYTTTATDTLDQAGMFAMFDAALNEAGEDGGDGLVSVGDTKEAFAGAATKVEAEYQVPFLAHAAMEPINCTVWAHDGQVEVWIGTQSPLRCRTAAAEAFDVSVDDVTVHLLHMGGGFGRRSDAAMVTMAARIAKEVDGPVKMIWSREEDTQKAAYRNATTSRFRAGLDENGKPLSWDNIFLFHNDPADAAFVPYYDIPAQRVRAINDVELPLPFWAWRSVDHSQHGYFVESFVDEMAHAAGQDPVAFRLSMLGNSPRFATILKKAADMSGWGSTMPANHGRGVALVRSFNTIVAMVADVDMSSGSPTVKKVYCCADPGFAMNPDGFTAQIEGGIIYGLTAALYGEISIRNGAVEQSNFHDYQMLRMFESPDIVVEIINGAPDDIGGGGEPGTPPIAPAVANAVFNATGIRPRKLPLAGQSFSV; translated from the coding sequence ATGAACAAGTGGTCCCGGCGAGGGTTTATTGGTGCAGGTCTTGTGGGGGGTACGGCGCTTGTGGTGGGCGTTGCCATCCGTCCCGGCAACCCGGTTGGCGAGCTTGCCAAGAACGGTGCCGCGCGCGAGGGCGAGCAGCTTGTCAATGCGTGGGTGAAGATCGGCGAAGACAATGTGGTGACGGCCATTGCACCGCATACGGATATGGGCCAGGGCGCACTGTCCACTCTCGCCCAGATGCTGGCCGACGAAATGGACGCCGATTGGGACAAGATGGACGTTATGTCCGCGCCCGCGAATGGTGATTATGTCGGCGGTGACATGGCACGGCATTTTGTGGCGCCCGGACTTGATCCGGGTCGCTGGTTGGAGCCCACGGTTGACGGGATTTTCCAGCAGCTTGCCGGGTCCATGGACCTTTATCTGACCGGTGGCAGTTTTTCCGTTCGGTCCACGGGCCAGTTGGGTATGCGCACGGCAGGTGCCGCGGCACGTGAAATGCTTGTTGGCGCAGCCGCGCATGAGTGGGGCGTTCCGGCGAGTGAAATCACTACGCGCAAGAGCCGCCTTTATCATGCGGCCAGCGGCAATGAAGCCGACTATGCGCAGTTTGCGGCCGCAGCATCCCGGCAAAGTGTGCCGGCTAAACCCAAACTCAAATCCATTGACGAGTTTGAGCTGATGGGTACATCCGCCGTGCGTCTGGACATCCCCTCCAAAGTGGACGGCACGGCGCTGTTTGGCATTGATGCCCAGGTGCCCGGTCAGACCATGACCTATGCGGCTGTGCTGGCACCACCGGTTCCCGGTTCAAAAATCGCGACGCTCGATGCTGCTGAAGCCCGCGCCATGCGCGGTGTCACTCATGTGCTGAACCTTGGTGAGTTCGCGGCGGTGGTTGCTGACAGCTACTGGCACGCACAGCAGGCGGCGAACACGCTCAACGCAACCTATACAACCACGGCGACAGACACGCTTGATCAGGCCGGCATGTTTGCGATGTTTGATGCCGCACTCAATGAAGCCGGCGAGGACGGCGGCGACGGTCTTGTGTCTGTTGGCGACACGAAAGAAGCGTTTGCAGGTGCTGCAACCAAGGTTGAGGCTGAGTATCAGGTGCCGTTTCTGGCACACGCTGCCATGGAGCCCATCAACTGCACGGTATGGGCGCATGACGGGCAGGTGGAAGTCTGGATTGGCACGCAGTCACCGCTGCGCTGCCGCACCGCAGCGGCGGAGGCCTTTGATGTGAGCGTGGATGATGTGACCGTGCATCTGCTGCATATGGGCGGTGGCTTTGGCCGGCGTTCGGATGCCGCCATGGTCACCATGGCGGCGCGCATTGCCAAAGAGGTGGACGGTCCGGTCAAGATGATCTGGTCGCGGGAGGAAGACACGCAAAAAGCTGCCTACCGAAACGCGACAACCAGCCGTTTCAGGGCGGGCCTTGATGAGAACGGCAAACCGCTGAGCTGGGACAATATCTTCCTGTTCCATAACGATCCTGCGGATGCCGCCTTCGTGCCCTATTACGACATACCTGCACAGCGGGTTCGGGCCATCAACGATGTTGAGTTGCCGCTGCCGTTCTGGGCGTGGCGCTCGGTGGACCACAGCCAGCACGGCTATTTCGTTGAATCCTTTGTTGATGAGATGGCGCACGCGGCGGGCCAGGACCCGGTCGCGTTCCGGCTCTCCATGCTGGGTAACTCGCCACGCTTTGCGACGATTCTCAAGAAAGCCGCCGACATGTCCGGATGGGGCAGCACCATGCCGGCGAACCACGGCAGGGGCGTTGCACTTGTGCGCTCGTTCAACACCATTGTGGCAATGGTCGCGGATGTGGACATGAGCAGCGGCTCGCCAACGGTGAAGAAGGTCTATTGTTGTGCCGACCCCGGCTTTGCCATGAACCCGGACGGGTTCACCGCGCAGATCGAGGGCGGCATCATCTACGGGCTGACGGCGGCGCTTTACGGTGAAATCAGTATTCGCAACGGGGCCGTGGAGCAGAGCAATTTCCACGATTACCAGATGCTGCGGATGTTCGAGTCGCCTGACATCGTTGTCGAGATCATCAATGGCGCACCGGACGATATTGGCGGCGGCGGTGAACCCGGCACGCCGCCGATCGCACCGGCCGTTGCCAACGCGGTGTTCAATGCAACCGGCATCCGCCCGCGCAAGCTGCCGCTTGCCGGTCAGTCTTTCTCGGTCTAG
- a CDS encoding glutathione S-transferase, translating to MTMLKLLGFPASNYYNMVKMALMEKGAAYEDVRVYSGSKEEFLSKSAMGKVPCLETPDGFLTETSVILDYIEDAVDGPSFYPADPYERARVRELVKYSELYLELPARRCYGEAFFGTGPVSQEVKDSVRPVLERGCSAIKRRGRFTPYLAGDTLTYADMVFLHSFPMAASVAHSVFDWNLTEELPQAQALLEHLNQRPVVAQIAEDTKQGMKEFRKAYGMAD from the coding sequence ATGACCATGCTGAAACTGCTCGGATTCCCCGCATCGAATTACTACAACATGGTCAAGATGGCGCTGATGGAGAAAGGCGCGGCCTATGAAGATGTGCGCGTTTATTCCGGCTCAAAAGAAGAGTTTCTGTCCAAGAGCGCCATGGGAAAGGTTCCCTGTCTTGAAACCCCTGATGGATTTCTGACCGAAACAAGCGTCATCCTCGATTACATCGAGGATGCAGTGGACGGGCCGTCGTTCTATCCCGCCGACCCCTATGAGCGCGCCCGTGTGAGGGAACTGGTCAAATACTCAGAGCTGTATCTGGAGCTGCCCGCACGCCGCTGCTACGGCGAAGCCTTTTTTGGAACCGGACCCGTTTCCCAGGAAGTGAAAGACAGCGTGCGCCCGGTGCTTGAACGCGGCTGCAGCGCCATAAAACGACGCGGTCGTTTTACGCCCTACCTCGCGGGCGACACACTGACCTACGCAGACATGGTATTCCTGCATTCCTTTCCGATGGCCGCCAGCGTCGCGCATAGCGTTTTCGACTGGAACCTGACCGAAGAACTACCCCAGGCGCAGGCCCTGCTGGAACACCTCAACCAGCGCCCGGTTGTTGCCCAAATTGCCGAAGACACGAAACAAGGCATGAAAGAGTTCCGCAAAGCATACGGCATGGCTGACTAG